The DNA sequence AAGGTTATACTACCGCCGGGCGATACTTCCCCGAAAGCGCATTCGCGGCCGTAAGTACAAATCGTTATTAAATATGACCCGGGATCCGAATAATCGTAGCCCGTGAGCCTGATCGAACGGCGGCGTTTTTCCGGGTTGTTTACCATTTATTCCGATATATGGGCGCAAGGCCTTGCGCCCCTACCGGGCCTACGGACCGGCCCCTACGTAAAAACTCATACGCTACGCCGGTACGGCCTTGTGGCCGTAACAGATGATGCCGGCCTCGCCCTCCTGGTAGATCTTTTACGTAGGGCGCGGTCTTTAGACCGTGCCACCAAAACCTTCAAACTACCTCTGCTAAAGAGCATACGAAAGAACCCGAATACGGGTATCGTAACGCGTCACTTACCAGGGCCCGCCGTACCGGGTTATTAATAATGTATTTGGCAACCTTAAGGCTATCCTCGTCTTTTCGTAACACCCGGTCGAAGTAAGAACTCTGCCATAATGACCCCCCGTATAACGTTTTACACAAATACGACGAACGCGATTTAAAAAGACGAACGAATTCTCTTAAATCACTACCCTCGCCGCCTTCAATTAATAAATGGAAGTGATCCGGCATAAAAGTGTACGCTAGTACGTCAAAGCCGAGTTTCGCCGAAGCTTGCGATAATATAACGACGATTTCCGCGTAGGGCCAACCGTCCGTTAACACCGGCCGGTTCTCATATGTACAGATCGTTACGAAATACCGGTACGGACCGACGTAATTAAATTCCCTCAACCGCGGCCGCCGCCGCCGGATGCCGTCGCGCGGTAGCTTCGACGATGTCACAATACGTTACTACTTCGGTGGGCCGGTCTGAAGACCGGCCCCTACGTAAAAAACAAACGTTACGCCGGGACGGCCTTGTGGCCGTAACATATTATCCCGGCCTCGCCCTCCTGGTATATCTTGCGGAACTCGAGGCGGACCGGCATACCGGCCTTTATCTCTTCGAGCGGCACGTCGACCAGCTGCGCCATCAGCCGTACGCCGCCGTCGACCTCGACGATGCCGAGGCCGTACGGCACCTCCTCCGCGAAATCGCTCGGCCCCACGCGGATAATCGTGTACGTCACGACCTTGCCGGTATCAGACAACGTAACCGTTTCGAAGTCCCGGCCGCCGCACGGGCACACGCGCCGCGGCGGGTAGTATACCTTGCCGCAGCTCGAGCACTTGCCGGCCTCGAGGCGGTAGCGCTGCGGGATCTCTCTCGTATATCGGGCCGAGGGCATCTACGCCACCTCCAATATGTGAACCACCGCGGAGCCGCCCGAGCCGCCCATGTTCTGCGTCAGGCCGCGTTTGGCGTCCTTCACCTGGCGCTCGCCGGCCTCGCCGCGGAGCTGCTTCACCACTTCCATCACCTGCGCCACGCCGGTCGCGCCGACGGGGTGGCCCTTCGATTTCAGGCCGCCGGAGGTATTGACCGGGAGGTCGCCGTCGCGGGCGGTCCGGCCCTCGAGCGTGGCCTTGCCGGCCTCGCCCTTCCCCACCAGCCCCAACGATTCTATCACGACGAGCTCGGCAATGGTGAAGCAGTCGTGGACCTCGAAGAGGTCGACGTCTTTAGGCGCCACGCCCGCCATCTCGAACGCCTGCTCGGCGGCCTTGGCCGTCGCCCCGAGCCAGGTCATATCCTCGCGCTGAGCGAGCTGAATGGTGTCGGTGGCGTGGCCGAAGCCGGCGATTTTTATCGGCAGCTTCTTCGAGAGCTTCTTCGCCGTCTCGAGCGGGCACAGGATCGCCGCCGCGGCGCCGTCCGTGATGGGCGAGCAGTCGAGGATGTGCAGCGGGTCCGCGACCATGATGGAATCGAGAACCTGCTTCGCGCGGATATGGAACGGGTACTGCGCCATGGCGTTGAGGGCGCCGTTGTCGTGGTTCTTAACGGCCACCTGCGCCAGCATTTCCGGCGTCGTGCCGTAGCGGTCCATATGGGCGCGGGCGATCATGGCGTACAGGCCCGGGAAGGTTGCGCCGTGGTAGCACTCGTACTCGGCGTCCGCGGCGGTCCCCAACGCGTACGTCGCGTCGCCGCCGCCGACGTCCGTCATCTTCTCCACGCCGCCGGCGAGGACTATATCGCTGTGGCCGCTCGCGACTTCCAGCGCCGCCATCTTGACGGCCGCGCCGCCCGAGGCGCAAGCGCTCTCGACGCGCGTCGCGGGCAGGTGCCGCTGGCCCAAGTAATCCGCCAATAGCGAGCCGATGTGCTCCTGCCCCGCGAATAGCCCCGACGACATACAGCCCACGTACATGCCATCGACGTGGTCGACGCCGGCGTCGTCTATGGCCGCGAGCGCCGCCTCCACGAAAATATCGCGCAACGACTGCCCCCACAGCTCGCCCCACTTCGGGTTGGCGCCCACGCCGATTATGGCAACGTCCCTCATCTATTACGCTCCTTTGACGTTCATGATTATCTTGCCGCGGAACTTCGCGTACTCGCCGTATTGCAAGTAGAAGCGCTCGCCCTCCAGCAGCTCCCGCGTCTGCGGCGCGGCCTTCTGGACCTCGGCGATGCGGTCCGTGCAGCGGAAGACGAAGCCGTCGGAGCCGGCGCCCGAGCCGTACGAGACGTGCAGGATGCGGTCGCCGGCCTTCGCGACGTCGAGGATAGCGGTCAGGCCCATGGGCGAGGAGCCGGAGTACGTGTTGCCGAGCAGCGGGCAAAGCAAGCCCTGTTCCCACTGATGCGGATTGAAGCCGAGTTTTTTAGCGACCGTCGCCGGGAACTTGCCGTTGGGTTGGTGGAAGACGCAGTACGCGAAGTCGGCGGGTTTGAGGCCGGCCTTATCCATAATCGCCGTCGCGCAACCGATGACGTGCTTGAAGTACGCGGGCTCGCCGGTGAAGCGGCCTGCGTGCTGCGGGTAATACTGGTGCTCGCGGCGCCAGAAGTCCGCGGTGTCGGTCATATAAGAATAGGTGTGCTCGCACTCGGCCACCAGGTTGTCCGCGCCCATTACGAAGGCCGCGGCCCCCGCGGAGGCGGTGTACTCCAACGCGTCGCCGGGGGCGCCCTGCGACGTGTCGGCGCCGATGCCGAGCGCGTACGTCACCTCGCCGGCGTCCACTAACCGGAGCGCTACGGACATCGCCTCGGTGCCGGCCTTGCACGCGAACTCGAAGTCGGCGCAGCGGCACTCGGGCGTCGCGCCCAGCGCCTCCGCCACCGTCGTCCCGGACGGCTTGACGGCGTAGGGGTGCGACTCGGAGCCGACGTAGCAGGCGCCGATGGCGGCCGGGTCGACGCCGGCTCGAGCGACCGCGCGCCGCGCCGCCGTAACCGAGAGCGTTATGGTATCGGTGTCGGGCGCCGGGACCGACTTCTCCTGGACGTTGAGGCCCTTCTTGTATGCCTGGGCGTCGGCGCCCCACACCTTCGCTATCTCTTCGACTTTAATGCGATAGCGCGGCATGTGGCAGCCCCAGCCTACTATTCCCGCCATTCTCCGTAACCTCCTGGCAGAGGACAAAAATACCCACCCTCGCGAAGCTCGGGCGGGTTAAATCGGTACGCGACGGCGCCGGGCAGGCGTAATAAGGAACGGATAGAAAAGTTGGGAATACAAACCGTTTGGCCCTTGCAATCGCGACTTATTCCGTTAACTTCGCGAATTTAACTTCGGTAAAAAATTCACGAG is a window from the bacterium genome containing:
- a CDS encoding thiolase domain-containing protein translates to MRDVAIIGVGANPKWGELWGQSLRDIFVEAALAAIDDAGVDHVDGMYVGCMSSGLFAGQEHIGSLLADYLGQRHLPATRVESACASGGAAVKMAALEVASGHSDIVLAGGVEKMTDVGGGDATYALGTAADAEYECYHGATFPGLYAMIARAHMDRYGTTPEMLAQVAVKNHDNGALNAMAQYPFHIRAKQVLDSIMVADPLHILDCSPITDGAAAAILCPLETAKKLSKKLPIKIAGFGHATDTIQLAQREDMTWLGATAKAAEQAFEMAGVAPKDVDLFEVHDCFTIAELVVIESLGLVGKGEAGKATLEGRTARDGDLPVNTSGGLKSKGHPVGATGVAQVMEVVKQLRGEAGERQVKDAKRGLTQNMGGSGGSAVVHILEVA
- a CDS encoding Zn-ribbon domain-containing OB-fold protein encodes the protein MPSARYTREIPQRYRLEAGKCSSCGKVYYPPRRVCPCGGRDFETVTLSDTGKVVTYTIIRVGPSDFAEEVPYGLGIVEVDGGVRLMAQLVDVPLEEIKAGMPVRLEFRKIYQEGEAGIICYGHKAVPA
- a CDS encoding hydroxymethylglutaryl-CoA synthase, whose amino-acid sequence is MAGIVGWGCHMPRYRIKVEEIAKVWGADAQAYKKGLNVQEKSVPAPDTDTITLSVTAARRAVARAGVDPAAIGACYVGSESHPYAVKPSGTTVAEALGATPECRCADFEFACKAGTEAMSVALRLVDAGEVTYALGIGADTSQGAPGDALEYTASAGAAAFVMGADNLVAECEHTYSYMTDTADFWRREHQYYPQHAGRFTGEPAYFKHVIGCATAIMDKAGLKPADFAYCVFHQPNGKFPATVAKKLGFNPHQWEQGLLCPLLGNTYSGSSPMGLTAILDVAKAGDRILHVSYGSGAGSDGFVFRCTDRIAEVQKAAPQTRELLEGERFYLQYGEYAKFRGKIIMNVKGA